The Candidatus Rhabdochlamydia sp. T3358 DNA segment TATTCGATTTTGGCACACAAAAAGCAAATATAGAAGCAGCTCGTTATTCATTAGAGCAAGCACAATTTCAATATAATGATAGCATTCAATCTTTATTAAAAACCGTTATTACGGATTTTTATAGCTATTTGTATCAAAAAGAACTACTACAGGCAAATATTGCAAATGTGCTTAATGCCGAGCTTACTTTAGATGCTACAGAGCAAGGCCTTCATTTAGGGGTGCGTCCTTTATCTGACTTTCTGCAAGCAAAGACACAGCTGCTTTCTCAGAAAACAAACTGGGCTGCACAAAAGCAAGAACTAGAATTAGCTTTTGCAACTTTGCTAAATGACATAGGCCTTCCTTCTTATATGTCTTTAAAAACACAAGAGCTACCTCAAGAACTGCCCAAAAATGATCTTATATTACCGCTAGAAACCTTAATCAGCATTGGCATACAAAATAGAGCTGATCTACTGTCTGCTGAGAGTGCTCTTCGCTCTCAAGAACAAATGGTCAAAATGACCAAACGGCAAGTTTTACCTCAATTGAATTATCAATTTGAAATAGGTAAAACCTACTTTTCTTTTGATGGTAATGTCACTCATGATAAATACAACTTTGTCAGTACGTTTAATGTAAGTATGCCTATTTTTTCTGGTTTTTACTACCGCAATGCAATTAAACAAGCTGAGTCTAATGTAGTAGTTGCAGAAGAAACGCTTAAAAGTCTGCAGTTAAATGCTATGAAAGAAATTACTGTTGCTCATTCTAATATTCACACCGTCTTTGAAACACTCAATTGGGCTGCAGAGTTTTTATCTGCTGCAGAAGAACAGTATGCTGTTGCTTTAAGCGGTTATCAACAAGGGACCCAGACCATTCTTGATCTCATATCTGCTCAAACATCTCTTGTTGATGCAAGAGCTCAAAAAGCACAAGCTATGCAAGATTGGTACCTTGCTTTAGCTAATTTAAGTTATGCTACAGGGTTGATTTCCCCAACTACTATCTATTCTCAGGAGATCTTTGCTAATGAATTGGATTAAGCTTCTGCTTTTTTGCTCTCTATTATGTAGTTGCCAAAAAAAACCCCAAGTCATTAAAGCACATGAAGTAGTTGCAACACGCGCTTTGAA contains these protein-coding regions:
- a CDS encoding TolC family protein, translated to MLCACTGCYFNRAVIDPYSYACFTPPCREVNPCILEQYPAELLEKKEPYELAELIAIALKNNPQTRSSWAKALSAAASYGQKQNVFFPNITGSFQAIRARQPEIEATSIITPQSIFGATQSPGALQSGRGATDIYFGTWGPMLSLSYLLFDFGTQKANIEAARYSLEQAQFQYNDSIQSLLKTVITDFYSYLYQKELLQANIANVLNAELTLDATEQGLHLGVRPLSDFLQAKTQLLSQKTNWAAQKQELELAFATLLNDIGLPSYMSLKTQELPQELPKNDLILPLETLISIGIQNRADLLSAESALRSQEQMVKMTKRQVLPQLNYQFEIGKTYFSFDGNVTHDKYNFVSTFNVSMPIFSGFYYRNAIKQAESNVVVAEETLKSLQLNAMKEITVAHSNIHTVFETLNWAAEFLSAAEEQYAVALSGYQQGTQTILDLISAQTSLVDARAQKAQAMQDWYLALANLSYATGLISPTTIYSQEIFANELD